A DNA window from Aureibaculum sp. 2308TA14-22 contains the following coding sequences:
- a CDS encoding glycosyltransferase family 4 protein has protein sequence MENKKKVWIVTNNFGSVKAGPAIRFLRYAPYFLENDCDIRFVTVDRGEANTENVEVDFIIANSRKSFFKKTYNKAAREKPDSIVFLSTNIFSTLNNYRMRLLGIKVIYVNTMKLSYTHRENGEKRDFARIASLKILSYFLYNSFSYVVNSTSALAENLNVNKSKLRKIYNGVDTEKYKPIPNNEKNKLKDTLGLPQNTQIFLFVGLFVQRKGILDLVEGWIQYKKQFDTNTTLLLVGNEMENAPENDSNFVENWNSLKNKAEAHENNYDIIRKPFAKNVDEFYKVADTFVFLSYLEGMPNVLLESMSTGLAVLTSQFNGFSDDYGDSEKELIILNDRKPETLINYFNKLYNNKEYKENLSTNAREHALNYFALNKSITAYLKLFS, from the coding sequence ATGGAAAATAAAAAAAAAGTTTGGATTGTTACTAATAATTTTGGTTCTGTAAAAGCAGGACCAGCTATACGTTTTTTAAGGTATGCACCTTATTTTTTAGAAAATGATTGTGATATTCGTTTCGTAACCGTTGATCGAGGTGAGGCAAATACTGAAAATGTTGAGGTAGATTTTATAATCGCAAATTCTCGAAAATCTTTTTTTAAGAAAACATATAACAAAGCGGCTAGAGAAAAACCAGATTCCATTGTATTTTTAAGTACTAACATATTCTCTACCTTGAATAATTATAGAATGAGGTTATTAGGTATTAAGGTTATTTATGTAAATACAATGAAACTTTCTTATACACACCGTGAAAATGGGGAAAAAAGAGATTTTGCCAGAATAGCTTCTTTAAAAATATTGAGCTATTTTTTATACAATTCGTTCTCTTATGTAGTTAACAGCACGTCGGCATTAGCAGAAAATTTAAATGTAAATAAAAGCAAACTAAGAAAAATTTATAATGGTGTTGATACTGAAAAATATAAGCCTATACCTAATAATGAAAAAAACAAATTAAAAGATACATTAGGCTTGCCACAGAATACTCAGATTTTTTTATTTGTTGGTCTGTTTGTACAACGTAAAGGAATACTCGATTTAGTGGAAGGGTGGATTCAATATAAAAAGCAGTTTGATACAAATACAACATTATTGTTGGTAGGTAATGAAATGGAAAATGCACCAGAAAATGATTCTAATTTTGTAGAGAATTGGAATTCCCTAAAAAATAAGGCTGAAGCACATGAAAATAATTATGATATAATCAGAAAGCCATTTGCCAAAAATGTAGATGAATTTTATAAAGTTGCCGACACTTTCGTTTTCTTATCTTATTTAGAGGGTATGCCAAATGTATTACTAGAATCTATGTCGACTGGTTTAGCGGTTTTAACCTCACAATTTAATGGGTTTTCTGATGATTATGGTGATAGTGAAAAAGAGTTAATCATTCTAAATGACAGGAAACCTGAAACACTTATAAATTACTTTAATAAATTGTATAACAATAAGGAGTATAAGGAGAATCTTAGTACAAATGCAAGAGAACATGCCCTAAACTATTTTGCCTTAAATAAAAGTATAACTGCCTATTTAAAATTATTTTCTTAA